Proteins from a single region of Aureibacter tunicatorum:
- the groL gene encoding chaperonin GroEL (60 kDa chaperone family; promotes refolding of misfolded polypeptides especially under stressful conditions; forms two stacked rings of heptamers to form a barrel-shaped 14mer; ends can be capped by GroES; misfolded proteins enter the barrel where they are refolded when GroES binds) translates to MAKEILFDIEARDKLKKGVNIIADAVKVTLGPKGRNVILDKKFGAPAVTKDGVSVAKEIELKDPVENMGAQLVKEVASKTNDSAGDGTTTATVLTQAIFNHGIKNVTAGANPMDLKRGIDKAVVKVVENLKAQSKEIETNEEISQVATISANNDREIGEMIALAMDKVGKDGVITVEEAKGTETEVKTVEGMQFDRGYLSPYFVTNTEKMEAELESPYILIYDKKVSTMKDLLPVLEQVAQTGKPLLIIAEDVDGEALATLVVNKLRGSLKIAAVKAPGFGDRRKAMLEDIAILTGGTVISEERGFKLESATIDMLGTAEKVNIDKDNTTVVNGAGAEETIQARVNEIKSQIENTTSDYDREKLQERLAKLAGGVAIIYIGAATEVEMKEKKDRVDDALAATRAAVEEGIIPGGGVALIRAIDAIETVETVENEDQTTGVAIVRKAIEEPLRAIIANSGGEGSVVVQKIKEGEADFGYNAREDKYENLLAAGVIDPTKVTRLALENASSIASLLLTTECVVAEEEEEGGAAPAMPPMGGGMPGMM, encoded by the coding sequence ATGGCTAAGGAAATCTTATTCGATATAGAAGCTAGAGATAAATTAAAAAAAGGCGTTAACATTATCGCTGACGCTGTGAAAGTAACTTTAGGACCAAAAGGAAGAAACGTAATTCTTGACAAAAAATTCGGTGCTCCTGCTGTAACTAAAGACGGTGTGTCCGTAGCTAAAGAAATCGAGTTGAAAGATCCAGTGGAAAACATGGGCGCTCAACTTGTAAAAGAAGTAGCTTCTAAAACGAATGATTCAGCTGGTGACGGTACTACTACTGCGACAGTTCTTACACAAGCTATCTTCAATCATGGTATCAAAAACGTTACTGCTGGCGCTAACCCGATGGACCTTAAGAGAGGTATCGATAAAGCTGTAGTAAAAGTTGTTGAGAACCTTAAGGCTCAATCTAAAGAAATTGAAACTAACGAGGAAATCTCTCAAGTAGCTACAATTTCAGCGAACAACGACAGAGAAATCGGTGAGATGATCGCTCTAGCGATGGATAAAGTAGGCAAAGACGGAGTTATCACTGTTGAGGAAGCTAAAGGTACTGAAACAGAAGTAAAAACTGTAGAAGGCATGCAATTCGACAGAGGTTACCTTTCTCCTTACTTCGTAACGAATACAGAAAAAATGGAAGCTGAGCTTGAGTCGCCATACATCTTGATCTATGACAAGAAAGTATCGACAATGAAAGACCTTCTTCCAGTGCTTGAGCAAGTAGCTCAAACAGGAAAGCCTCTTTTGATCATCGCTGAAGATGTGGATGGTGAAGCGTTGGCTACATTGGTAGTTAACAAATTGAGAGGGTCTTTGAAAATCGCCGCTGTTAAAGCTCCAGGTTTCGGAGACAGAAGAAAAGCAATGTTGGAAGACATCGCAATCTTAACTGGCGGAACAGTGATCTCTGAAGAAAGAGGTTTCAAATTAGAGTCAGCGACTATCGATATGCTAGGTACTGCTGAAAAAGTGAACATCGACAAAGACAACACTACAGTTGTTAATGGCGCTGGCGCTGAGGAAACAATCCAAGCTAGGGTAAACGAGATCAAATCTCAAATCGAAAACACTACTTCTGATTACGACAGAGAAAAGCTTCAAGAGCGTTTGGCGAAACTTGCTGGCGGTGTGGCTATCATCTACATCGGAGCTGCTACTGAAGTAGAAATGAAAGAAAAGAAAGACAGAGTTGACGATGCATTGGCCGCTACAAGAGCTGCTGTTGAAGAAGGAATCATCCCTGGTGGTGGCGTTGCCTTGATCAGAGCAATCGATGCTATCGAAACTGTTGAAACTGTTGAAAACGAAGACCAGACTACTGGAGTTGCTATCGTAAGAAAAGCAATCGAAGAGCCTTTGAGAGCAATCATCGCTAACTCTGGTGGAGAAGGATCTGTTGTGGTTCAAAAAATCAAAGAAGGCGAAGCTGACTTTGGTTACAATGCTAGAGAAGATAAGTACGAAAACCTTCTTGCTGCTGGTGTTATCGACCCAACTAAAGTAACTCGCCTTGCTTTGGAAAATGCATCTTCTATCGCTTCATTGCTATTGACTACAGAGTGTGTGGTAGCAGAGGAAGAAGAAGAAGGAGGAGCTGCTCCTGCTATGCCTCCAATGGGTGGCGGAATGCCAGGTATGATGTAA
- a CDS encoding co-chaperone GroES — translation MSEVNIKPLADRVLVEAAPAEEKTASGIIIPDTAKEKPQKGQVVAVGPGKVDEPLTVKVGDEVLYGKYAGTEITVEGKEYLIMRESDIFAIV, via the coding sequence ATGTCTGAAGTAAACATTAAACCACTAGCGGACAGAGTGCTTGTAGAAGCGGCTCCTGCAGAAGAAAAAACAGCTTCCGGAATCATCATTCCTGACACGGCTAAAGAAAAGCCTCAAAAAGGTCAAGTTGTAGCTGTAGGCCCAGGTAAAGTTGATGAGCCTTTGACTGTAAAAGTTGGTGACGAGGTGCTTTACGGAAAATACGCTGGCACTGAAATCACAGTGGAAGGCAAGGAATATTTGATCATGAGAGAGTCGGATATTTTCGCTATTGTTTAA